One window of the Anaeromyxobacter dehalogenans 2CP-C genome contains the following:
- a CDS encoding peptidylprolyl isomerase — MAEQIYATFQTSMGDIVVKLLPEKAPKTVKNFVELAEGTREWTDPRTGQKVTKPLYDGTVFHRVIPDFMIQGGDPLGTGTGGPGYRFEDEIGPDNAFSKPGLLAMANAGPNTNGSQFFITEVETPWLNKGHTIFGEVVKGGDLVPKITRAGNAKVKLEKVTITRGAQP, encoded by the coding sequence ATGGCCGAGCAGATCTACGCGACGTTCCAGACGTCGATGGGCGACATCGTGGTGAAGCTGCTGCCGGAGAAGGCGCCCAAGACCGTGAAGAACTTCGTCGAGCTGGCGGAGGGCACGCGCGAGTGGACCGACCCGCGCACCGGCCAGAAGGTGACGAAGCCGCTCTACGACGGCACGGTGTTCCACCGGGTGATCCCGGACTTCATGATCCAGGGCGGCGATCCGCTCGGCACCGGCACCGGCGGCCCCGGGTACCGGTTCGAGGACGAGATCGGCCCGGACAACGCGTTCTCGAAGCCCGGCCTGCTCGCCATGGCGAACGCCGGCCCGAACACGAACGGCTCGCAGTTCTTCATCACCGAGGTGGAGACGCCCTGGCTGAACAAGGGCCACACCATCTTCGGCGAGGTGGTCAAGGGCGGGGACCTCGTCCCGAAGATCACCCGCGCCGGCAACGCCAAGGTCAAGCTCGAGAAGGTCACCATCACCCGCGGCGCGCAGCCCTAG
- the era gene encoding GTPase Era codes for MASKKKTPFRAGFVAIVGRPNVGKSTLLNRVLGEHVAIVSPRPQTTRTRILGVHNVPGAQVAFFDTPGLHKAKGALNRRMVETALSTLSEVDAVLMLIEAGTGPEGRVEVGESTRWAIEEVRRARKPAILGVNKMDRAPRATLLPVIDAYRGLHDWADIVPFSALTGENVDTLVQALVRLLPESEAPLFPPDVLTDQAERALAAEYVREQVMLQTRQEIPYSAAVEVEEFDESDRRERGGLVRISALVVVERDSQKAIVIGKQGAMLKKIGTRAREGLERLLGCKVFLSLTVKVDERWSEREGALKRFGL; via the coding sequence ATGGCCAGCAAGAAGAAGACCCCGTTCCGCGCCGGCTTCGTCGCCATCGTCGGCCGGCCGAACGTTGGGAAGTCCACGCTCCTCAACCGCGTGCTCGGCGAGCACGTGGCCATCGTCAGCCCCCGCCCGCAGACCACCCGCACGCGCATCCTGGGCGTCCACAACGTCCCGGGGGCGCAGGTGGCGTTCTTCGACACCCCCGGCCTGCACAAGGCCAAGGGCGCGCTCAACCGGCGCATGGTCGAGACCGCGCTCTCCACGCTCTCGGAGGTGGACGCGGTGCTCATGCTCATCGAGGCCGGCACCGGCCCCGAGGGCCGCGTCGAGGTGGGCGAGTCCACCCGCTGGGCCATCGAGGAGGTCCGGCGCGCCCGGAAGCCGGCGATCCTGGGCGTCAACAAGATGGACCGCGCGCCGCGCGCCACGCTGCTGCCCGTCATCGACGCCTACCGCGGGCTGCACGACTGGGCCGACATCGTCCCGTTCTCCGCGCTCACGGGCGAGAACGTGGACACGCTGGTGCAGGCGCTCGTCCGGCTCCTGCCCGAGTCCGAGGCCCCGCTGTTCCCGCCCGACGTGCTCACCGACCAGGCCGAGCGCGCGCTGGCGGCGGAGTACGTGCGCGAGCAGGTGATGCTGCAGACGCGCCAGGAGATCCCGTACTCGGCGGCCGTCGAGGTGGAGGAGTTCGACGAGTCCGACCGGCGCGAGCGCGGCGGGCTGGTCCGCATCTCGGCGCTGGTGGTGGTCGAGCGCGACTCGCAGAAGGCCATCGTGATCGGCAAGCAGGGCGCGATGCTGAAGAAGATCGGCACGCGCGCGCGCGAGGGGCTGGAGCGGCTGCTCGGGTGCAAGGTGTTCCTGTCGCTGACGGTGAAGGTGGACGAGCGCTGGAGCGAGCGCGAGGGCGCGCTGAAGAGGTTCGGGCTATGA
- the der gene encoding ribosome biogenesis GTPase Der: MSAPRPVVALVGRPNVGKSTLFNRLAGRRVAIVEDVPGVTRDRNYADVIWEGRAVSVVDTGGFEPESRDRLMSQVREQAQLAVDEASVVVLVVDGRDGLTSLDRAVAELLRRAGKPLFVAVNKVDTARTEEDVPLAEFYGLGFGEVHALSAEHGRGVSGLVDAIVEKLALPPLPPAPEEADEPQEVSEEARPVGDIRLAIVGRPNVGKSTFVNALLGEERFVVSDVPGTTRDAIDSLVAHKGRRFVVTDTAGIRRKRSIAQKVESFSVVRAMKAMDQAEVVACLLDATEAGVEQDARLLGLVAEKGKALVIVVNKWDIAEREGATQDWYRKELTKRLPFVAFAPMLFVSAKERRGVHRVLEKAARLVEQYRARFPTPQLNELLEALQDEHPAPVARGRRVKLYYVAQVAYAPPTFVIQANHPDGLTDHYRRYIENRFRDAFGLEVPMRLVFKERQHRTRPRRPRE, encoded by the coding sequence ATGAGCGCGCCGCGCCCCGTGGTGGCGCTGGTGGGCCGCCCCAACGTCGGGAAGTCCACCCTGTTCAACCGCCTGGCCGGGCGGCGCGTCGCCATCGTGGAGGACGTGCCCGGCGTCACCCGCGACCGCAACTACGCCGACGTGATCTGGGAGGGCCGCGCGGTCTCGGTGGTGGACACCGGCGGCTTCGAGCCCGAGTCGCGCGACCGGCTCATGTCGCAGGTGCGCGAGCAGGCGCAGCTCGCGGTGGACGAGGCCTCCGTGGTCGTGCTGGTGGTGGACGGCCGCGACGGGCTCACCTCGCTCGACCGCGCCGTGGCGGAGCTGCTCCGGCGCGCCGGCAAGCCGCTGTTCGTGGCGGTGAACAAGGTGGACACCGCCCGCACCGAGGAGGACGTGCCGCTCGCCGAGTTCTACGGGCTCGGCTTCGGCGAGGTGCACGCCCTCTCCGCCGAGCACGGGCGCGGCGTCTCCGGGCTGGTGGACGCGATCGTCGAGAAGCTCGCGCTCCCGCCGCTCCCGCCGGCGCCGGAGGAGGCCGACGAGCCGCAGGAGGTCTCCGAGGAGGCGCGGCCGGTGGGGGACATCCGGCTCGCCATCGTGGGCCGGCCCAACGTGGGCAAGAGCACGTTCGTGAACGCGCTGCTGGGCGAGGAGCGCTTCGTGGTCTCCGACGTGCCCGGCACCACCCGCGACGCGATCGACTCGCTGGTCGCGCACAAGGGTCGGCGCTTCGTGGTCACCGACACGGCCGGGATCCGGCGCAAGCGCTCCATCGCGCAGAAGGTCGAGTCCTTCTCGGTGGTCCGCGCCATGAAGGCGATGGACCAGGCCGAGGTGGTGGCCTGCCTGCTCGACGCGACCGAGGCCGGCGTGGAGCAGGACGCGCGGCTCCTCGGCCTGGTGGCCGAGAAGGGCAAGGCGCTGGTCATCGTCGTGAACAAGTGGGACATCGCCGAGCGCGAGGGCGCCACGCAGGACTGGTACCGCAAGGAGCTCACGAAGCGGCTGCCGTTCGTGGCCTTCGCGCCGATGCTGTTCGTCTCGGCGAAGGAGCGGCGCGGGGTCCACCGCGTGCTCGAGAAGGCGGCGCGGCTGGTGGAGCAGTACCGGGCGCGCTTCCCGACCCCGCAGCTCAACGAGCTGCTCGAGGCGCTCCAGGACGAGCACCCGGCCCCGGTCGCCCGCGGGCGCCGGGTGAAGCTGTACTACGTCGCGCAGGTGGCGTACGCCCCGCCCACGTTCGTGATCCAGGCCAACCACCCGGACGGCCTGACCGACCACTACCGCCGCTACATCGAGAACCGCTTCCGCGACGCGTTCGGGCTGGAGGTGCCGATGCGGCTGGTGTTCAAGGAGCGCCAGCACCGCACGCGGCCGCGCCGGCCCCGCGAGTAG
- a CDS encoding tetratricopeptide repeat protein encodes MSKDTVITRKDMKEPDKFQVAATQAASWAASRKKHLVIAGGAVVAVLVIVAAVSALRAQREQAAGAAASALLAAMGGEVSSVPLPGVPGPFFPTQEAKQRAVIAEAEKVIATHGGTGAALVAELARGDAQYKLGEWDAALASYERYLKDAPADDSFRFGALEGVGLVREAKGDLAGAAQAYERLAAEAPKMADRADLERARVLAAAGKASEARALLAGFAEKHKDSLLTPEASERLARLGGKE; translated from the coding sequence ATGTCGAAGGACACCGTGATCACCCGGAAGGACATGAAGGAGCCGGACAAGTTCCAGGTCGCCGCGACGCAGGCCGCGAGCTGGGCCGCCTCCCGGAAGAAGCACCTCGTCATCGCGGGCGGCGCGGTGGTGGCGGTGCTGGTGATCGTCGCGGCCGTGTCGGCGCTGCGCGCGCAGCGCGAGCAGGCCGCCGGCGCGGCCGCCTCGGCGCTGCTCGCGGCCATGGGCGGCGAGGTGTCGAGCGTGCCGCTCCCCGGCGTGCCCGGGCCGTTCTTCCCGACGCAGGAGGCCAAGCAGCGCGCGGTCATCGCCGAGGCCGAGAAGGTGATCGCGACGCACGGCGGCACCGGGGCGGCGCTGGTGGCCGAGCTGGCCCGCGGCGACGCGCAGTACAAGCTGGGCGAGTGGGACGCGGCGCTCGCGTCGTACGAGCGCTACCTGAAGGACGCGCCCGCCGACGACTCGTTCCGCTTCGGCGCGCTGGAGGGCGTCGGGCTGGTCCGGGAGGCGAAGGGCGACCTCGCCGGCGCGGCGCAGGCCTACGAGCGGCTGGCCGCGGAGGCGCCGAAGATGGCCGACCGCGCCGACCTGGAGCGCGCCCGCGTGCTCGCGGCCGCCGGCAAGGCGTCGGAGGCCAGGGCGCTGCTGGCCGGGTTCGCCGAGAAGCACAAGGACTCGCTGCTCACGCCGGAGGCGTCGGAGCGGCTCGCGCGGCTGGGTGGCAAGGAGTGA
- a CDS encoding PQQ-binding-like beta-propeller repeat protein produces MTALALALALAAGPGVSSRLPAGPLDLYRIAWMRPVVGPQAMESRPLEPGGVAVDPETGYAVFGTRDGWVHAVRPDGSVAWELRAAGSFWAPPAVERGVAYVGCTDGRLYALAMATGKELWRYDAKEELGTRPAVAGGTVFVMSLQDTLFAVDARTGAWKWHHRREARAGFTVRGAAWPVVRGDTVWAGYSDGWVAALDVANGATRWERTVAPAGDYLDVDAIQLDGKRLYATAFSGAVLAMDAATGDPIWAFRAPGAARLVLGRGALFAVTSSSVHALDPAAGSVLWTAPLGGAPGGGAPVIAGPWVLVPAGQGGLRFLEASSGRTLRVLDPGTGISSTPGVGGERVYVLSNGGDLLALDLR; encoded by the coding sequence GTGACGGCGCTCGCGCTGGCGCTCGCCCTGGCGGCGGGGCCGGGCGTGTCGTCGCGCCTGCCGGCCGGCCCGCTGGATCTCTACCGCATCGCCTGGATGCGCCCGGTGGTCGGGCCGCAGGCCATGGAGTCGCGCCCGCTCGAGCCCGGCGGCGTCGCGGTGGATCCGGAGACCGGGTACGCGGTGTTCGGCACGCGCGACGGCTGGGTCCACGCGGTCCGCCCGGACGGCTCGGTCGCCTGGGAGCTGCGCGCCGCCGGCAGCTTCTGGGCGCCGCCCGCCGTCGAGCGCGGCGTCGCCTACGTCGGCTGCACCGACGGGCGGCTCTACGCGCTGGCGATGGCCACCGGCAAGGAGCTGTGGCGCTACGACGCGAAGGAGGAGCTGGGCACGCGCCCGGCCGTCGCGGGCGGCACCGTGTTCGTGATGAGCCTGCAGGACACGCTCTTCGCGGTGGACGCGAGGACCGGCGCCTGGAAGTGGCACCACCGGCGCGAGGCGCGCGCCGGGTTCACGGTCCGCGGCGCCGCCTGGCCGGTCGTCCGCGGCGACACGGTGTGGGCCGGCTACTCCGACGGATGGGTGGCGGCGCTCGACGTGGCGAACGGCGCGACGCGCTGGGAGCGCACCGTGGCCCCGGCCGGCGACTACCTCGACGTGGACGCGATCCAGCTCGACGGCAAGCGCCTCTACGCGACCGCGTTCTCCGGCGCGGTGCTGGCGATGGACGCGGCCACCGGCGATCCGATCTGGGCCTTCCGCGCGCCCGGCGCGGCGCGGCTGGTGCTCGGGCGCGGCGCGCTGTTCGCGGTCACCTCCAGCTCGGTCCACGCGCTCGATCCCGCCGCCGGCAGCGTCCTCTGGACGGCGCCGCTGGGCGGCGCGCCCGGCGGCGGCGCGCCCGTGATCGCCGGGCCGTGGGTGCTCGTGCCCGCCGGGCAGGGCGGGCTCCGGTTCCTGGAGGCGTCGAGCGGGCGCACCCTGCGCGTGCTCGACCCCGGCACCGGCATCTCCTCCACGCCGGGCGTCGGCGGCGAGCGCGTCTACGTGCTCTCCAACGGCGGCGACCTGCTCGCGCTCGACCTGCGGTGA
- a CDS encoding (deoxy)nucleoside triphosphate pyrophosphohydrolase, translating into MKRIRVVAAVVRRGDAILVTRRPDRDGLRGQWEFPGGKVEAGESEPDALRREILEELGCELAVGALLLRHEHRYPALEVELAFYAGSLAPEATPRALGVAEIAWAPAGTLAGYDFLEADRAVLGELERRSRS; encoded by the coding sequence GTGAAGCGGATCCGCGTGGTCGCGGCGGTCGTCCGGCGGGGCGACGCCATCCTCGTCACCCGCCGGCCCGACCGCGACGGCCTGCGCGGCCAGTGGGAGTTCCCCGGCGGCAAGGTCGAGGCGGGCGAGTCCGAGCCCGACGCGCTCCGGCGCGAGATCCTCGAGGAGCTGGGCTGCGAGCTCGCGGTGGGCGCGCTGCTGCTCCGGCACGAGCACCGGTACCCCGCGCTCGAGGTCGAGCTGGCGTTCTACGCCGGCTCGCTCGCGCCGGAGGCGACGCCCCGCGCCCTCGGCGTGGCCGAGATCGCCTGGGCGCCGGCCGGCACGCTGGCCGGCTACGACTTCCTCGAGGCGGACCGCGCCGTGCTCGGCGAGCTCGAGCGGCGCTCGCGGAGCTGA
- a CDS encoding Ig-like domain-containing protein, producing the protein MPMPRAVLATALAALLSAGCERSPQPAGGSPAEPAPAAPAAPPAAAPAASPAAPGAAAPAPAEAPSPAQPAAAPGPAGAFTVLRDPVALEPGGATLPLALEAETVVDPGAHFRLDLTVASADARLVLLDPNDAAVAAAGTHDVGATTRLTLSPSEPLRPGSRYTLRLDGATTREFHDAAGKAYAPAGLTVLIAGTPPPPEPKPQPAKRKRRAR; encoded by the coding sequence ATGCCGATGCCCCGAGCCGTGCTCGCCACCGCGCTCGCCGCCCTGCTGTCCGCAGGGTGCGAGCGCTCACCGCAGCCCGCCGGCGGCTCGCCGGCGGAGCCCGCGCCCGCCGCCCCCGCGGCGCCTCCCGCGGCCGCGCCGGCCGCCTCCCCCGCCGCACCGGGCGCCGCAGCGCCCGCGCCCGCGGAGGCGCCCTCCCCGGCGCAGCCGGCCGCCGCCCCCGGCCCTGCCGGCGCGTTCACCGTGCTCCGCGACCCGGTCGCGCTCGAGCCGGGCGGCGCGACGCTGCCGCTCGCGCTGGAGGCCGAGACGGTGGTGGACCCCGGCGCGCACTTCCGCCTCGACCTCACGGTCGCCAGCGCCGACGCGCGGCTCGTCCTCCTCGACCCGAACGACGCGGCGGTGGCGGCGGCCGGCACGCACGACGTGGGCGCCACCACGCGGCTGACCCTGTCGCCCTCCGAGCCGCTGCGGCCGGGCAGCCGGTACACCTTGCGGCTCGACGGCGCCACCACGCGCGAGTTCCACGACGCAGCCGGCAAGGCCTACGCGCCGGCCGGCCTCACGGTGCTGATCGCGGGGACGCCGCCGCCGCCCGAGCCGAAGCCGCAGCCCGCGAAGCGCAAGCGCCGGGCGCGGTGA
- a CDS encoding cytochrome c3 family protein codes for MASSRPGADWLRHPVSLAGAALATVSGVLVVVLFAASLLGLEGGPYLGILAYLLLPGLLVVGLLLVPVGAALERRRLVRLAARGAPEPPLPVMDLNQPRTRRRLLVFLGLTTVNLLVLGIASYKGLEVMDSPAFCGSCHSVMDPEASAHRRSAHARVACVECHIGPGASWFVKSKLSGAWQVVSVALDLYPRPIPTPVQNLRPARDTCEQCHWPTKLVGDRLKVITRHADDAASTPLRTVLVVHVGGAQGLGARTRGIHWHVDPGVRIRYLADEKREAIGTVELTGPDGARATFRSKAAAGEARWREMDCVDCHNRPTHVYRSPEDEVDAALAAGRIDAAALPFARREALKALRAEYPSHEAARAGIAAALGAFYAGPEGGGAPREAVERAAQELGEAWARNVWPSMRIGWGTYPSLLGHEAAPGCFRCHDGDHETEDGRAIRADCDLCHELLAQEEQEPAILKLLAP; via the coding sequence ATGGCCTCGTCCCGCCCCGGCGCCGACTGGCTGCGTCACCCGGTGAGCCTCGCCGGCGCGGCGCTGGCCACGGTGTCGGGGGTCCTCGTGGTGGTGCTGTTCGCCGCCAGCCTGCTCGGGCTGGAGGGCGGCCCGTACCTCGGCATCCTGGCGTACCTGCTGCTCCCGGGGCTGCTGGTGGTGGGGCTGCTCCTCGTGCCGGTGGGCGCGGCGCTCGAGCGCCGCCGCCTGGTGCGCCTCGCGGCCCGCGGCGCGCCGGAGCCGCCGCTGCCGGTGATGGACCTGAACCAGCCGCGCACCCGCCGGCGGCTGCTGGTCTTCCTCGGGCTCACCACGGTGAACCTCCTCGTGCTCGGCATCGCCTCGTACAAGGGGCTCGAGGTGATGGACTCCCCGGCGTTCTGCGGGTCGTGCCACAGCGTGATGGACCCGGAGGCCTCGGCGCACCGGCGCTCGGCGCACGCGCGGGTCGCCTGCGTGGAGTGCCACATCGGCCCGGGCGCGAGCTGGTTCGTGAAGTCGAAGCTCTCCGGCGCCTGGCAGGTGGTGTCGGTCGCGCTGGACCTCTACCCGCGGCCCATCCCCACGCCCGTCCAGAACCTGCGCCCGGCGCGCGACACCTGCGAGCAGTGCCACTGGCCCACCAAGCTCGTCGGCGACCGGCTGAAGGTGATCACGCGCCACGCCGACGACGCGGCGAGCACGCCGCTGCGGACCGTGCTGGTGGTCCACGTGGGCGGCGCGCAGGGGCTCGGGGCGCGGACCCGCGGCATCCACTGGCACGTGGACCCCGGGGTGCGCATCCGCTACCTCGCCGACGAGAAGCGCGAGGCCATCGGCACGGTCGAGCTGACCGGTCCGGACGGCGCGCGCGCCACGTTCCGCTCGAAGGCGGCCGCCGGCGAGGCGCGCTGGCGCGAGATGGACTGCGTGGACTGCCACAACCGGCCCACGCACGTGTACCGGTCGCCGGAGGACGAGGTGGACGCCGCGCTGGCGGCGGGCCGCATCGACGCGGCGGCGCTCCCGTTCGCGCGCCGCGAGGCGCTGAAGGCGCTGCGCGCCGAGTACCCGTCGCACGAGGCGGCGCGGGCGGGGATCGCGGCGGCGCTCGGCGCGTTCTACGCCGGCCCCGAGGGCGGCGGCGCGCCGCGCGAGGCGGTGGAGCGCGCTGCCCAGGAGCTCGGCGAGGCGTGGGCGCGCAACGTGTGGCCCTCGATGCGCATCGGCTGGGGGACCTACCCGTCGCTCCTCGGACACGAGGCCGCGCCCGGGTGCTTCCGCTGCCACGACGGCGACCACGAGACCGAGGACGGGCGCGCCATCCGCGCGGACTGCGATCTCTGCCACGAGCTCCTGGCGCAGGAGGAGCAGGAGCCGGCGATCCTGAAGCTGCTCGCCCCGTGA
- a CDS encoding MerR family transcriptional regulator, translating into MSADLSSGDLARATGNTVRTIRFYEEEGLLRPAEISDGGHRRYTEDELERLRLITDLRELGLALGEIRTLLELRSGCVTAAEFAIRFQQVLAGHLEQAQRRLERMRRVKKELLDALASIQERLSSEGAEQCPCAVAEAARAPRIVKVLARQEGCCKHPEHHHAHDAAIEAAAAARTLGAGDAQVPLPGLAVAVPQHDDPAADPQLRPAAKRGAGL; encoded by the coding sequence ATGAGTGCCGACCTCTCGTCAGGGGACCTCGCCCGAGCGACGGGGAACACTGTCCGGACCATCCGCTTCTACGAGGAAGAGGGCCTGCTGCGCCCGGCGGAGATCAGCGACGGCGGGCACCGGCGGTACACCGAGGACGAGCTGGAGCGGCTGCGGCTCATCACCGACCTGCGGGAGCTGGGCCTGGCATTGGGCGAGATCCGGACGCTGCTCGAGCTGCGGAGCGGTTGCGTCACCGCGGCCGAGTTCGCCATCCGGTTCCAGCAGGTGCTCGCCGGCCACCTGGAGCAGGCGCAGCGCCGCCTCGAGCGGATGCGGCGGGTGAAGAAGGAGCTGCTCGACGCGCTCGCGAGCATCCAGGAGCGGCTGTCCTCGGAGGGCGCCGAGCAGTGCCCGTGCGCCGTGGCCGAGGCCGCGCGCGCGCCGCGCATCGTGAAGGTCCTCGCGCGCCAGGAGGGGTGCTGCAAGCACCCCGAGCACCACCACGCGCACGACGCCGCGATCGAGGCCGCCGCGGCGGCGCGGACGCTCGGCGCCGGGGACGCCCAGGTGCCGCTGCCCGGGCTGGCCGTCGCGGTCCCGCAGCACGACGATCCCGCCGCCGATCCGCAGCTCCGTCCCGCCGCCAAGCGCGGCGCCGGGCTCTGA
- the ribA gene encoding GTP cyclohydrolase II: MSNLVAVAGRKARGTHEAAPATIDLYAEAPLPTERGLFRAVVFRERRSGVEHVAMVMGDVAGESVAVRVHSECLTSEVLGSLKCDCRAQLDRALDLIAARGRGALLYLRQEGRGIGLGNKIRAYALQAQGHDTYEANRLLGFPDDLRHYDVAAEMLRLLGVRSVELITNNPQKLSGLAEAGIPVRGRIQLPSPANPFNVEYLRVKRERTGHLIQTDDDGAARTA, from the coding sequence ATGAGCAACCTGGTGGCGGTCGCCGGCCGCAAGGCGCGCGGGACGCACGAGGCGGCCCCCGCGACGATCGACCTCTACGCCGAGGCCCCGCTGCCCACGGAGCGGGGCCTGTTCCGCGCGGTGGTGTTCCGCGAGCGCCGGAGCGGCGTCGAGCACGTCGCGATGGTGATGGGCGACGTGGCCGGCGAGTCGGTCGCGGTGCGCGTCCACTCGGAGTGCCTCACCAGCGAGGTGCTCGGCTCCCTGAAGTGCGACTGCCGCGCCCAGCTCGACCGGGCGCTCGACCTCATCGCCGCGCGCGGCCGCGGCGCGCTCCTCTACCTGCGCCAGGAAGGCCGCGGCATCGGGCTCGGCAACAAGATCCGCGCCTACGCGCTCCAGGCCCAGGGCCACGACACCTACGAGGCGAACCGGCTGCTCGGGTTCCCCGACGACCTGCGCCACTACGACGTCGCCGCCGAGATGCTCCGGCTGCTGGGCGTGCGCTCGGTGGAGCTCATCACGAACAACCCGCAGAAGCTCTCCGGGCTGGCCGAGGCCGGCATCCCGGTGCGCGGGCGGATCCAGCTGCCCTCCCCGGCCAACCCGTTCAACGTGGAGTACCTGCGGGTGAAGCGCGAGCGGACCGGGCACCTCATCCAGACCGACGACGACGGCGCCGCGCGCACCGCCTGA
- a CDS encoding acyl-CoA dehydrogenase family protein, with translation MDFELDDTQRAIQETARAFAREKVAPAAAENDRLRRFPADLIRGLGELGLLAVNVPSAYGGSEAGAVAYALALMEIAAADCATAVTMAVTNMVGELVARFGTEEQKRRHLPRLAAAEVLAGAFALSEPQAGSDAAAMRTRAVRRGDRWVIDGAKQWITSGDVAGVLVVWARTGPADAGGGGGVTAFLVEAGTPGLHVGRHEDKLGIRASSTVALSFDGCEVPDSARLGEVGQGLRVAFAALDGGRVGIASQATGTIRAALEASVRYARDRQAFGVPIAEHQAVAFMLADMAVEHDTARLLALRAAALKEAGRPFTREASMAKLWASEAAQRAVGRAVQIHGGVGYTEDFPVARYFRDARVQTIYEGTSEIQRLVIAREILKEGASRG, from the coding sequence ATGGACTTCGAGCTCGACGACACCCAGCGTGCGATCCAGGAGACGGCGCGCGCCTTCGCCCGCGAGAAGGTCGCGCCGGCCGCGGCCGAGAACGACCGGCTGCGGCGCTTCCCGGCGGACCTGATCCGCGGCCTGGGCGAGCTGGGGCTGCTCGCGGTGAACGTCCCATCCGCGTACGGCGGCTCGGAGGCGGGCGCCGTCGCCTACGCGCTCGCGCTCATGGAGATCGCCGCCGCCGACTGCGCCACCGCCGTCACCATGGCCGTCACCAACATGGTGGGCGAGCTCGTCGCGCGCTTCGGCACCGAGGAGCAGAAGCGGCGCCACCTGCCGCGCCTCGCCGCGGCCGAGGTGCTGGCCGGCGCGTTCGCGCTCTCCGAGCCGCAGGCCGGCAGCGACGCGGCCGCCATGCGCACGCGGGCGGTCCGCCGCGGCGATCGCTGGGTGATCGACGGCGCCAAGCAGTGGATCACGAGCGGGGACGTGGCCGGGGTGCTGGTGGTCTGGGCGCGCACCGGGCCGGCCGACGCGGGTGGGGGCGGCGGGGTGACCGCGTTCCTGGTCGAGGCGGGCACCCCCGGGCTGCACGTCGGCCGGCACGAGGACAAGCTCGGGATCCGGGCCAGCTCCACCGTGGCGCTCTCGTTCGACGGGTGCGAGGTGCCGGACTCGGCGCGGCTCGGCGAGGTGGGCCAGGGGCTCCGGGTGGCCTTCGCGGCGCTGGACGGGGGCCGCGTCGGCATCGCCTCGCAGGCGACCGGCACCATCCGCGCCGCGCTCGAGGCGAGCGTCCGCTACGCGCGCGACCGGCAGGCGTTCGGCGTGCCCATCGCCGAGCACCAGGCGGTCGCGTTCATGCTCGCGGACATGGCGGTGGAGCACGACACGGCGCGGCTGCTGGCGCTCCGCGCCGCCGCGCTCAAGGAGGCCGGGCGGCCGTTCACCCGCGAGGCGTCGATGGCGAAGCTGTGGGCCTCGGAGGCCGCGCAGCGGGCGGTGGGCCGCGCGGTGCAGATCCACGGCGGCGTCGGCTACACCGAGGACTTCCCGGTGGCGCGCTACTTCCGCGACGCGCGGGTGCAGACCATCTACGAGGGCACGAGCGAGATCCAGCGGCTCGTGATCGCGCGCGAGATCCTGAAGGAGGGCGCGTCGCGCGGCTAG